From Panthera uncia isolate 11264 chromosome X, Puncia_PCG_1.0, whole genome shotgun sequence, the proteins below share one genomic window:
- the ARSD gene encoding arylsulfatase D isoform X2, which produces MDSWWVLLGLSLLLRTSGFQAANASKPNILLIMADDLGIGDLGCYGNNTLRTPNIDRLAEEGVRLTQHLAAAPLCTPSRSSFLTGRHSFRSGMEAHDGYRALQWNGGSGGLPENETTFARILQQQGYATGLIGKWHQGVNCESRTDHCHHPLNHGFDYFYGMPFTLVNDCDPGRPPEVDASTRARLWFYTQVAALGVLTVALGKICGLISVPWKAVLGAASLVFLFFVSWYASFGFVRRWNCILMRNHDVTEQPMVLERTAHLMLQEAVSYIERNKHGPFLLFVSLLHVHIPLVTTKQFLRKSQHGLYGDNVEEMDWLVGEILQAIEENGLKNTTFAYFTSDHGGHLEARDERGQLGGWNGIFRGGKGMGGWEGGIRVPGIFRWPGVLPAGRVIHEPTSLMDVFPTVVELGGGHVPQDRVIDGRSLVPLLQGTAEHSAHEFLFHYCGKYLHAARWHEKDSGRLWKVHYMTPRFHPKGAGACHGQGVCPCSGDGVTQHSPPLLFDLSRDPSETRPLSPGSEPRYHTVLARVHEALEQHRRTLSPVPPQFSLGNIVWKPWLQPCCGTFPLCACTQDGDPSEA; this is translated from the exons GACACCCAATATTGACCGGCTTGCAGAGGAAGGCGTGAGGCTCACCCAGCACTTGGCAGCCGCCCCCCTGTGCACCCCGAGCAGATCTTCCTTCCTCACGGGGAGACACTCCTTCAGATCAG GCATGGAAGCCCATGATGGGTACCGCGCCCTCCAGTGGAACGGGGGATCGGGTGGACTCCCCGAGAATGAAACCACATTTGCAAGAATCCTGCAGCAACAAGGTTATGCAACCGGCCTTATAG GGAAATGGCACCAGGGCGTAAATTGTGAATCCCGCACTGACCACTGCCACCACCCACTGAACCACGGATTTGACTATTTCTATGGCATGCCTTTCACGCTTGTGAATGACTGTGACCCAGGCAGGCCCCCGGAAGTGGACGCCAGCACGAGAGCGAGGCTGTGGTTTTACACCCAGGTGGCGGCATTGGGAGTGCTGACCGTTGCTCTTGGCAAGATTTGCGGGTTAATCTCCGTGCCCTGGAAAGCCGTCCTGGGTGCGGCCAGCCTCGTCTTCCTCTTTTTTGTCTCCTGGTATGCCAGCTTCGGGTTTGTGCGTCGTTGGAACTGTATCCTGATGAGAAACCATGACGTCACAGAGCAGCCCATGGTTTTGGAAAGAACTGCGCATCTCATGCTACAGGAGGCAGTTTCCTATATTGAAAG AAATAAGCACGGGCCATTCCTCCTCTTTGTGTCCTTGCTACATGTGCACATCCCCCTGGTCACCACAAAACAGTTTCTCAGGAAAAGCCAGCACGGCTTATATGGCGACAACGTTGAGGAGATGGATTGGCTGGTAG GTGAAATCCTTCAGGCCATTGAAGAAAACGGTCTGAAAAACACGACATTCGCGTATTTTACCTCTGATCACGGAGGACATTTGGAGGCAAGAGATGAACGCGGCCAGCTGGGGGGATGGAATGGAATATTCAGAG GTGGCAAAGGGATGGGGGGCTGGGAAGGCGGCATCCGCGTCCCGGGGATCTTCCGGTGGCCTGGGGTGCTGCCAGCTGGCCGAGTGATCCACGAGCCCACCAGTCTGATGGATGTCTTCCCCACCGTGGTCGAGCTGGGGGGCGGCCACGTGCCCCAGGACAG GGTGATCGATGGCCGTAGCCTGGTGCCCTTGTTGCAAGGGACTGCCGAGCACTCAGCACACGAATTCCTGTTTCATTACTGCGGGAAGTATCTGCACGCAGCACGCTGGCACGAGAAAGACA GCGGAAGACTCTGGAAGGTTCACTATATGACACCGCGATTCCACCCCAAGGGGGCGGGGGCCTGCCACGGCCAAGGCGTGTGCCCCTGCTCCGGGGACGGCGTGACCCAGCACAGCCCGCCTCTGCTCTTCGACCTGTCCAGGGACCCTTCGGAGACGCGGCCCCTGTCCCCTGGCTCAGAGCCCCGGTACCACACGGTGCTGGCGCGGGTGCACGAGGCGTTGGAACAGCACAGGAGGACCCTGAGTCCTGTGCCCCCCCAGTTTTCCCTGGGCAACATCGTCTGGAAGCCGTGGCTGCAGCCGTGCTGCGGAACCTTCCCCTTATGCGCGTGCACGCAGGACGGAGACCCCAGCGAGGCGTGA